The Syntrophorhabdales bacterium genome includes the window ATCAGGTTGACGTAGACCCGGTTGCTAATTCGCAGGTTCCTCCCGAGGGCGCTTATCACTCCCGTGGTTACGCTACTCGACAGGCCGTAAGGATTTCCAATGACTATAGCCTTCTCACCCACCCGCACCGGTTTCCTTCTACTGATCCGCAAAAAAGGAAAGTCGGTCCGGTCGCTCTGGATCTTCAGCAAGGCGACATCCAGTTCCGCATCTGCAGCCATGACGGTCGCGTCGTACTCCTGCCTGTTTGTGAATTTCACCCTTATGGTTATCGCTTTGGAGACGAGGTGCTCGTTGGTGACAATGATACCTCTCGGGTCAAGTACAACTCCCGACCCTATATTCTCTACCGTGTCCGCCTCCTCCTGCTCATCCTCCGTAAACATCCTCTTGAGGATGTCCTTGCTCTTGCCTTCAGTCGTCTCTTTCGACCACTCTTCGGTCTTGATGTTTACGATTGATTTACTGACACTCTCAATGACGCTTACGGTGGCGTCCTCTTTGGCGAAAAGGGGGCTAGACAAAAAGAGTGCGAGGGCTGCTAGTGCGATACAAAGGCTCTTCATTTACGATGTTTCAGAATGGTCTATGGTCTGCATTTGCTCAGTACCAGTCATCCTTGTATTTCCGTTTTTTCTTTATTACCCGTTTCACAGCATCAAGGATTACGTGGGCTACTTCCTCCTTGGAGAGCTTCGGGACATGTCTCGCGCGCCCATTGGCGGTGATAATAGTCACTTCATTTTCATCCGACCCGAACCCGATCCCCTGCTTTGTTATATCGTTCGCAACGACCAGATCCAGGTTCTTTCTCTTCAATTTTTCATGGGCATTCTGAACGACATTCTCGCTTTCTGCGGCAAATCCTACCAGAATTCGGTCTTCCTTGATCAGACCGAGCTCCTGGAGAATGTCAGGATTCCTCTCCAATTCGAGTGACACTTCCTCTTCACCCGGTTTCTTCTTTATTTTGTGGTACCGCAAAGCCTTGGAACGAAAATCAGCAACTGCAGCCGCCTTGATGATGACGCCGCAATTGGCCTGGCGCGCCATCACGACATTGCGCATCTCGCTGGCGGTGACCACATCTATCACTTCTACACCCGGCGGACGGGGAAGATCCGTTCTGCCGGTAACGAGCACCACATCTGCTCCGCGCCGGCGCGCAATCTTGGCAAGGGCATAACCCATCTTTCCTGAAGAGCGGTTTGTAATGCAGCGCACCGGGTCTATAAATTCCTGGGTCGGTCCTGCCGTCACCATGATTCTTTCCCCGACGAGATCTTTGGCGGTAAAGATATCTTCCATCTTCTCGACAATATCTTCGACGGCGGGCATCCTTCCTTTGCCTTCCCATCCGCATGCCAGACCGCCGCTCTCAGGCTCTATGAATTCATATCCATCCTCTCGCAGCCTGTCTATATTCGCCTGCACTATCTTGCTCTCCCACATCTTCGTGTTCATAGCAGGAACAAAGAGTACCGGCACCCTCGTCGCCATCACCATAGTGCTAAGAAAATCATCGGCTATACCGCTGGCTATCTTTCCAATGATATTGGCTGTTGCGGGCGCTATCACCATCTGGTCCGCCAGGTCTGAAAGGGCAATGTGTCCGATCTTGGAGTTTTCAAGCAACTCAAACAACTCGTGGGTGACGCGATTTCCAGAAAGCGTCTGAAAAGTCAAAGGAGCAACGAACTCTATCGCGTGCTTGGTCATGACGACGTGCACGTTCGCACCCTTTTTCGCAAGTATCCTGACAAGTTCGGCAGTTTTGTAGGCCGCAATTCCTCCGGTCACGCCCACGATGATCTGCTTGTCGCGAAGCATGGTGTACTGCTTTGGTGCGGGAACGCTCATATGCCGAGCCCCATCTTCCGGAAGATTCGCGTAAACAGGTTTGCTTTGGGAACGTAGACGGGCGAAACAACATCAACCTTGCCTATCACCTCATCATCGAGCTGGAACTTTATCTCCCCAAGCTTCTGCCCTTCTTTAACCTCTCCCCTGATCCGGTCAGGTACGTCCACAATCTTCTTTATCTCTTTTTTCTTGCTCTTGAGCAGAGGATACGAGAAGTCAGACGCGCATACGCCTCTTACCTTCTTGTACTTCCCATCCTCCAGGAATATTTCTTTATCCACCTGCTCGCCTTTCTTCACGAGGGGAGTCACCACGTATTGCGCGAAATACGTCTTCAGTTTTCCCAGCGCAACCTGATCCCTCAGTTTACCTGTCGAGCTGCCCATTACCACAACGATCAGTCGCAGGTCCCCTTTCCTTGCCGTGGCGGTGATGTTAAAGCCTGTGCTCCTGTAATACCCTGTCTTCAGTCCGTCCACTTCGGGCATCTGCCCAAGCAGCTTGTTCGTGTTGCTGAGGACAAATTTTCCTCCCCTGAACTCTCCCTGTTTTGTCGACGTCCATTCCATGAGCTTCGGATACTTGACCAGTTCCCGCGCCAGGATCGCCATATCATAACAGGACGTGAGGTCCTCCTTCTGGTCTTTGCCGGGCGGCAATCCATGCACCGAGTGAAACTCCGTGTCCGCCATTTTCAGGTCTTTGGCCTTTTCATTCATGAGAGTAACAAAATCGTCGACGTTTCCCGAAATGAACTCCGCGATGGCGTAGGCTGCGTCGTTCGCAGAATGGATCATCATGCCCTGCATCAACTCTTCCAGCGTGAATTCTTCTCCTTCTTTCAGATAAACCTGGCTGCCTCCTATCTTGGAGGCTGCCTTTGAGGCAGTTATCTTATCCGTCAGATGAATTTCCCCACGTGCGAGTTTCTCCATGACGATGTCTGCCACCATCAGCTTCACCATGCTGGCAGGGGCCCTCTTCTCGTGGGCATTCTCCTCTTCCAGGACTTTTGCCGAATTGGCTTCCATGACGAGATAGGCCTTATATTTTTCTACCGGCTCCGCTGCCTTGCCCTTCGGCTGTTTCGCCACAGCTTTTTTCGTCTTCGCCAATCCCTCGCCGGCAAAAGCGAGACTCAGCAGGAACGCAACAATGGCGAGGAGAATTGCTAAGCGTTTCACATCCAATTTCATTGCTTGATTCATTGCTCCTTTCATGCCTTTTTATCTGTGAAGGCCTTCATCAATTCAATGGGGAGCGGGAAAATGATGGTTGAATTTTTGTCAGCCGATATCTCGAGAAGCGTCTGCAAATAACGAAGCTGAAGAGACATAGGACTCTTCGATAGAATATCGGACGCTTCAGCCAGACGGGTAGATGCCTGGAATTCACCTTCGGCACTGATAACTTTCGCCCTTCTTTCTCGTTCTGCCTCTGCCTGACGTGCGATGGCCCGCTGCATCTCCTGCGGCAAATCCACGTTCTTGACTTCGACGTTGGAGACCTTTATGCCCCAGGACTCAGTGTGCAAATCGAGTATCTCCTGGAGTCTTTCGTTCAGCTTTTCCCTTTTCGACAGAAGTTCATCCAGGTCCGCCTGGCCGAGCACGCTTCGGAGGGTGGTC containing:
- a CDS encoding D-alanyl-D-alanine carboxypeptidase family protein; this encodes MKRLAILLAIVAFLLSLAFAGEGLAKTKKAVAKQPKGKAAEPVEKYKAYLVMEANSAKVLEEENAHEKRAPASMVKLMVADIVMEKLARGEIHLTDKITASKAASKIGGSQVYLKEGEEFTLEELMQGMMIHSANDAAYAIAEFISGNVDDFVTLMNEKAKDLKMADTEFHSVHGLPPGKDQKEDLTSCYDMAILARELVKYPKLMEWTSTKQGEFRGGKFVLSNTNKLLGQMPEVDGLKTGYYRSTGFNITATARKGDLRLIVVVMGSSTGKLRDQVALGKLKTYFAQYVVTPLVKKGEQVDKEIFLEDGKYKKVRGVCASDFSYPLLKSKKKEIKKIVDVPDRIRGEVKEGQKLGEIKFQLDDEVIGKVDVVSPVYVPKANLFTRIFRKMGLGI
- the coaBC gene encoding bifunctional phosphopantothenoylcysteine decarboxylase/phosphopantothenate--cysteine ligase CoaBC, with the translated sequence MSVPAPKQYTMLRDKQIIVGVTGGIAAYKTAELVRILAKKGANVHVVMTKHAIEFVAPLTFQTLSGNRVTHELFELLENSKIGHIALSDLADQMVIAPATANIIGKIASGIADDFLSTMVMATRVPVLFVPAMNTKMWESKIVQANIDRLREDGYEFIEPESGGLACGWEGKGRMPAVEDIVEKMEDIFTAKDLVGERIMVTAGPTQEFIDPVRCITNRSSGKMGYALAKIARRRGADVVLVTGRTDLPRPPGVEVIDVVTASEMRNVVMARQANCGVIIKAAAVADFRSKALRYHKIKKKPGEEEVSLELERNPDILQELGLIKEDRILVGFAAESENVVQNAHEKLKRKNLDLVVANDITKQGIGFGSDENEVTIITANGRARHVPKLSKEEVAHVILDAVKRVIKKKRKYKDDWY
- a CDS encoding slipin family protein codes for the protein MVGVPIYGIFLIVLIFFFLYNAIKILNEYERGVIFRLGRVLGRPKGPGLILLIPVIDKMVRISLRTVVLDVPPQDVITRDNVTIKVNAVVYFRVIDPMKSVIDVENYLYATSQLSQTTLRSVLGQADLDELLSKREKLNERLQEILDLHTESWGIKVSNVEVKNVDLPQEMQRAIARQAEAERERRAKVISAEGEFQASTRLAEASDILSKSPMSLQLRYLQTLLEISADKNSTIIFPLPIELMKAFTDKKA